The Gemmatimonadota bacterium DH-78 region GAGGGGGGCGACGGGGGTTGCCCGCCGCCCCCCGGGGACGCTCGCGACCGGTGCCGGCGCCGCGCGCCGATCCGCCGTCAGAGGGGGATGTTTCCGTGCTTGCGAACCGGGTTCGCGTCGCGCTTGTTGCGCAGCATGTCGAGGGCGGAGACGAGCCGCGGACGGGTGTCGCGCGGATCGATCACATCGTCGACGAAGCCCCGTGCCGCCGCGATGTAGGGATGGGCCAGCGTCTCGCGGTACTCCTCGATGCGGGCCTCGGTGGCCGCCTCGGGGTCGTCGGCCTCCGCGATCTCCTTGCGAAAGAGAATCTCCACTGCGCCCTTCGGTCCCATCACCGCGATCTCGGCCGTGGGCCAGGCGAGGTTGAGGTCGCCCCGGATGTGCTTGGAGTTCATCACGTCGTAGGCGCCTCCGTAGGCCTTGCGGGTGATGACCGTGATCTTGGGCACCGTGGCCTCGGCGAAGGCGTACAGCAGCTTGGCCCCGTGGCGGATGATGCCGCCGTGCTCCTGATTCACTCCGGGGAGGAAGCCGGGCACGTCTTCGAGCACCACGAGGGGAATGTTGAAGGCGTCACAGAGCCGAACGAAGCGAGCGCCCTTGTCGGACGAGTCGATGTCGAGCACCCCGGCCAGCACGGCGGGCTGATTGGCCACGATCCCCACCGAGTGCCCCCCGATGTGGGCGAACCCGACGAGGATGTTCGGCGCGAAGTCGGCGTGCACCTCGTAGAAGTCGCCGTCGTCGACCACCGCACGGATCACGTCGTGCATGTCGTACGGCTTGTTCGGGTTGTCCGGGATGAGGTCGAGGAGCGCCTCGTCGCGGCGGTCGGCCGGGTCTTCGGAAGTGCCGGCTTCGGGCAGCTCGCGGTTGTTCTGCGGCAGGTAGCGGAGCGCCTCGCGCACGGCCTGCAGCGACTCCGCCTCGGAGTCGTGGGCGAAGTGCGCCACCCCGCTCCGCGAGGCGTGGATGTCGGCGCCGCCGAGCCCCTCCATGTCGATGTCCTCGTGCGTGACCGTCTTCACCACGTTCGGGCCGGTCACGAACATGTAGCTCGTGCCCCGCACCATGTAGACGAGGTCGGTGATCGCGGGCGAGTACACGGCACCGCCCGCGCAGGGGCCCAGGATCACCGAGATCTGCGGGATCACCCCGCTGGCCAGCGTGTTGCGCAGGAAGATGTCGGCGTACCCGCCGAGCGAAACGACCCCCTCCTGGATGCGCGCCCCTCCCGAGTCGTTGAGACCGATGATCGGAGCGCCGTTCTTCAGGGCGAGCTCCTGCAGCTTCACGATCTTCTCGGCGTGCGTCTCGGAGAGCGAGCCGCCGAGCACGGTGAAGTCCTGGCTGAACAGATAGACCAGCCGCCCGTGCACGGTGCCGTATCCGGTCACCACCCCGTCGCCCAGGAACTGCTTGCCGTCGAGGCCGAAGTCGCGCGAGCGGTGGGTGACGAAGCGGTCGAGCTCCACGAACGATCCCTCGTCGAGCAGCAGGTCGATCCGCTCCCGGGCGGTGAGCTTGCCGCGCTCCCGCTGGGCGGCGAGACGGGCCTCGCCTCCGCCGAGTTCGGATTGACGGCGGAGTTCTTCGAGGTGGGCGAGCTTGTCCTTCATCGACATCCAGGAATCTCCGGAGTGCGTGGAATCAGCGTTCGGGGGTGCAGGCGAAGCCGGCGGGACGTCCCGGTCCCTCGGGAACGATACCGGTCTCGGGGTTGGGTGCGTAGGGACGGTACTGCAGGGTGGGGCGCGTGCCCCCGGGCAACTCCACCAACCCCGCGTTCTCCACGCAGAGCACGTCGTGGCGGCGGAGAATACGGCCTCCCTCCACCGAGAGCACGCCCGTGGCGCCGTCGAAGTCGTCCACCTCCT contains the following coding sequences:
- a CDS encoding acyl-CoA carboxylase subunit beta, whose amino-acid sequence is MSMKDKLAHLEELRRQSELGGGEARLAAQRERGKLTARERIDLLLDEGSFVELDRFVTHRSRDFGLDGKQFLGDGVVTGYGTVHGRLVYLFSQDFTVLGGSLSETHAEKIVKLQELALKNGAPIIGLNDSGGARIQEGVVSLGGYADIFLRNTLASGVIPQISVILGPCAGGAVYSPAITDLVYMVRGTSYMFVTGPNVVKTVTHEDIDMEGLGGADIHASRSGVAHFAHDSEAESLQAVREALRYLPQNNRELPEAGTSEDPADRRDEALLDLIPDNPNKPYDMHDVIRAVVDDGDFYEVHADFAPNILVGFAHIGGHSVGIVANQPAVLAGVLDIDSSDKGARFVRLCDAFNIPLVVLEDVPGFLPGVNQEHGGIIRHGAKLLYAFAEATVPKITVITRKAYGGAYDVMNSKHIRGDLNLAWPTAEIAVMGPKGAVEILFRKEIAEADDPEAATEARIEEYRETLAHPYIAAARGFVDDVIDPRDTRPRLVSALDMLRNKRDANPVRKHGNIPL